One Pyrofollis japonicus DNA window includes the following coding sequences:
- a CDS encoding TrmB family transcriptional regulator, with protein sequence MPSSDELELRVRKLLGLSGYEARVYLALLGLGKARPAEIAKASRVPSQRVYDVLRSLVSMNLVGEENGYYYAIDPYRALSAKAEEVMVKASEEAHQLRELGKELSRLARRSGKEYVQIVYGVEESVARALEALRRCTEPPIFMVYKALDRLETLWPLLVLLIKRLPKGTIVILPRTVKVPEDKLRLVEAQGAKIVTSETVMMDLMLACDTVIIGLPSTPYNVVSLVISNPIFAEALRRRLEEIMRNQE encoded by the coding sequence ATGCCTAGCAGTGATGAGCTAGAGCTGCGTGTCCGTAAGCTGCTAGGCCTCTCCGGCTACGAGGCTAGGGTGTACCTCGCCCTCCTCGGCCTAGGCAAGGCAAGGCCAGCCGAGATAGCTAAGGCCTCCCGTGTACCCTCGCAGCGCGTCTACGATGTGCTCCGCAGCCTTGTATCAATGAACCTGGTCGGCGAGGAGAATGGCTACTACTATGCAATAGACCCCTACCGGGCCCTCAGCGCGAAAGCCGAAGAGGTAATGGTTAAGGCTAGCGAAGAAGCGCATCAGCTCAGAGAGCTCGGGAAAGAACTGAGCAGGCTGGCACGGAGATCTGGGAAGGAGTATGTCCAGATCGTGTACGGCGTTGAGGAATCAGTAGCCAGGGCCCTTGAAGCCCTCCGCAGGTGCACAGAGCCCCCCATATTCATGGTCTATAAAGCCCTTGATAGACTAGAGACACTATGGCCGCTACTAGTTCTGCTCATCAAGCGCCTCCCAAAAGGCACAATAGTCATCTTGCCGAGAACCGTGAAGGTTCCAGAAGACAAGCTTAGACTAGTAGAGGCACAGGGAGCGAAAATAGTGACCTCGGAAACCGTAATGATGGATCTCATGCTGGCATGCGACACAGTCATAATAGGGCTTCCAAGCACGCCTTACAATGTTGTCTCACTCGTAATAAGCAACCCAATATTCGCTGAAGCACTCCGCAGAAGACTAGAAGAAATTATGAGGAATCAAGAATAG
- a CDS encoding ATP-binding protein, protein MEKRVIERPTLKRFLLKPGRRLLYGRRKTGKTFYTRYVLRDYEYFIVRRGGKIYSFADDMELDTRTFIKICKTVDKVILDEFHRANKLVFDAIHANECRENLVLITSTLHYYRQFVEATDAPLKGLFNTRQVGLVSPVDLLASSWDIDDPKKLVEILVFYQEPGMIGFDLEDIVFTGRELAPSLVGEVLDEEDYVRTKRYDAILEALAAGSSKPSEIANYLYARGLLEKPNPSLITKYLNIMTRTGLIERVEIWGKQRGSIYRHASPLTELIYYLDARYGFFDVPPEWGFVKKAVEQRIPLLVERFFERFLSELYGLKPVKILQPEIDIALAEFKRLRIVAEVKWSKRVTRQEVREAEAKLSSLKAEERFLIVPDESVVAAETWLKVIDVRKAVLLARRAHREAETLDEEA, encoded by the coding sequence ATGGAGAAGCGGGTTATAGAACGACCAACCCTCAAGAGATTCTTATTGAAGCCTGGTAGAAGGCTCTTATATGGTCGAAGAAAAACCGGGAAGACCTTCTATACGCGCTATGTGTTAAGGGACTATGAGTACTTTATTGTAAGGCGCGGCGGCAAAATATATAGTTTCGCTGACGACATGGAATTAGATACTAGGACTTTTATCAAGATTTGTAAAACAGTTGACAAGGTTATATTGGACGAGTTCCATAGAGCAAATAAGCTTGTTTTTGATGCTATTCATGCAAACGAGTGCAGGGAGAACCTGGTCCTAATAACGTCTACGTTGCACTATTACAGACAATTCGTTGAAGCCACTGATGCCCCGCTTAAAGGACTGTTTAACACTAGACAAGTTGGACTTGTTTCACCCGTTGACCTCTTAGCCTCGAGCTGGGATATTGATGACCCGAAGAAACTGGTAGAAATCCTCGTCTTTTACCAAGAGCCAGGCATGATAGGCTTTGACCTAGAAGACATAGTTTTCACGGGGCGCGAACTAGCACCGAGTCTCGTAGGAGAGGTTCTAGACGAAGAAGACTATGTAAGGACAAAGAGGTACGATGCTATACTTGAGGCCCTTGCAGCAGGTAGTTCAAAGCCAAGCGAGATAGCAAACTATCTATATGCTAGAGGATTATTAGAGAAACCTAATCCCTCACTTATAACGAAATACCTCAACATAATGACGCGCACCGGGCTAATCGAGCGGGTAGAGATATGGGGAAAGCAAAGGGGGAGCATCTATAGACATGCCTCTCCTCTAACCGAGCTAATATATTACCTTGATGCAAGGTACGGGTTTTTCGACGTGCCCCCCGAGTGGGGCTTTGTTAAGAAAGCAGTTGAGCAAAGAATACCCTTGCTTGTAGAGAGATTTTTCGAGCGATTCCTATCAGAACTCTACGGGCTCAAGCCGGTAAAGATACTGCAGCCGGAGATAGACATCGCTCTCGCCGAGTTCAAGAGGCTAAGGATTGTAGCCGAGGTTAAGTGGAGCAAACGGGTAACACGGCAGGAAGTTAGGGAGGCAGAGGCCAAGCTTTCGTCTCTTAAAGCAGAAGAACGGTTCCTCATAGTGCCGGATGAGTCCGTAGTAGCTGCTGAGACATGGCTTAAAGTAATAGATGTTCGTAAGGCTGTACTGCTCGCAAGAAGGGCGCATCGGGAGGCAGAGACCTTGGACGAGGAGGCGTAG
- a CDS encoding Snf7 family protein — translation MARADDFAKIWNPQAKGPGVMDKIKTFINPPPPLRQKLALALYKLRVENNKLEYIVQKMKERDQLLFEKVVQAQIEKDQTRAAMYAAEVAELRKMIKSLLMAKYAVERVALRLETVMTMGDVLTGLAPVVAVIKDLRRYLTGLVPEIGLEMAEIGELLESVVTEAGEFTSFMSMPSGVYSEEAKKIMEEARIVAEQRMKAEFPELPSAFPTPAGENQQK, via the coding sequence ATGGCAAGAGCAGACGATTTCGCGAAGATATGGAACCCCCAGGCAAAGGGACCCGGCGTAATGGATAAGATAAAGACGTTTATCAACCCGCCTCCACCCCTGAGGCAGAAGCTTGCACTAGCCCTCTACAAGCTGCGCGTTGAGAACAACAAGCTAGAATACATCGTGCAGAAGATGAAGGAGAGAGACCAGCTGCTCTTCGAGAAAGTAGTGCAGGCACAGATAGAGAAGGACCAGACAAGGGCCGCGATGTACGCAGCAGAAGTAGCAGAGCTCAGAAAGATGATAAAGAGCCTGCTAATGGCCAAGTACGCTGTGGAGCGCGTAGCACTACGCCTCGAAACAGTAATGACAATGGGCGACGTCTTGACCGGGCTAGCACCAGTAGTAGCAGTGATAAAGGACCTGCGCCGCTACCTCACAGGACTCGTACCAGAAATAGGCCTAGAGATGGCAGAGATAGGCGAGCTCCTAGAGAGCGTAGTAACAGAGGCAGGCGAGTTCACAAGCTTCATGAGCATGCCGAGCGGCGTATACAGCGAAGAGGCAAAGAAGATAATGGAAGAGGCCAGAATAGTGGCAGAGCAGCGAATGAAGGCAGAGTTCCCCGAACTACCCAGCGCATTCCCGACACCCGCAGGCGAGAACCAGCAAAAGTAA
- a CDS encoding ABC transporter ATP-binding protein, giving the protein MMLEIRNISVAVDSKLVVKGASLSIGDGGLHVLMGPNGAGKSTLLQAVMGLPHYRIVEGKVLVDGEDVTGLPLYERARRGIALAFQNPPSMKGVTVKCILEAMEKIYGAWSEKTKYTRILGIGSLLEKPLGAMSGGERKRVELFLALAQRPRVLLLDEPDSGVDIDSLNAIADTVEDVVSRGIAVLLVSHTVRFLEELVDRGIVEAIHVLIDGRLRVSDEPHRVLKLVEEKGLRAAGAA; this is encoded by the coding sequence ATGATGCTAGAAATTCGAAATATTTCTGTAGCGGTTGACTCTAAGCTAGTGGTTAAAGGCGCATCACTAAGCATCGGCGACGGCGGGCTTCATGTACTGATGGGTCCTAACGGGGCTGGCAAGTCAACGCTGCTCCAGGCAGTGATGGGTCTTCCGCATTATCGCATAGTCGAGGGAAAAGTACTAGTTGATGGCGAGGATGTTACCGGGCTTCCGCTCTACGAGAGAGCAAGGCGTGGTATTGCGCTTGCTTTCCAGAACCCGCCTTCAATGAAGGGCGTGACGGTTAAGTGCATCCTAGAAGCTATGGAGAAGATCTATGGAGCGTGGAGCGAGAAGACTAAGTACACTAGGATTCTCGGAATTGGCTCTCTCCTGGAAAAGCCCCTAGGAGCTATGAGCGGCGGTGAGAGGAAGAGAGTGGAGCTCTTTCTCGCACTTGCTCAGAGGCCTAGAGTCTTATTGCTCGACGAGCCTGATAGCGGTGTCGATATAGACTCGCTTAACGCTATAGCCGATACCGTTGAAGACGTTGTCTCTAGGGGGATTGCCGTCCTCCTCGTCTCTCATACTGTTAGGTTTCTCGAGGAGCTCGTTGACCGCGGCATAGTGGAGGCGATCCATGTCCTTATTGATGGCAGGCTACGGGTCAGCGACGAGCCCCACCGGGTCCTCAAGCTAGTCGAGGAGAAGGGGCTGAGGGCCGCAGGCGCGGCATAG
- a CDS encoding SufD family Fe-S cluster assembly protein codes for MSVEKIREEARRRALALLEKNGITSVNKVFRGFDEQAVEAARRLGLDSSLDRAAYVQVNEEIVRSMLERRLARQGVVVKPLARALSEYPWLAKYYWSSLPVDHDVYTALVAVYGDDKGYVVYVPPGTVVETPIYVCLLVTVSGETQLLHNIVVLGDGAKATLITGCGASHGVGKVAHIGATEIYLGKGAELNYVMIHSWSPGSEVRPRTSISLGEGARYTEYYVSYGGVGVLDSELYARINGEAKMYSANIIVAEKSSKYSMKTLAKIIGEGGSAELVSRIIGHSGSHVRTEAVIEAEAPHAKGHIECLTLPLGRDAVVETVPVLRSRVESAELSHEAAIGKLNEDELAYLMARGLDEEQARAILLRGFLHVEVPGLPSSVKRLIASVEKTLAEKGAY; via the coding sequence ATGAGCGTTGAAAAGATACGTGAAGAGGCAAGGAGAAGGGCCTTGGCACTGCTTGAGAAGAACGGCATAACCAGTGTAAACAAGGTCTTTCGGGGATTTGATGAGCAAGCTGTTGAGGCTGCTAGGAGGCTTGGCCTAGACTCCAGTCTCGATAGGGCTGCATATGTGCAGGTCAACGAGGAGATTGTTCGCAGCATGCTCGAGAGGCGCCTCGCTAGGCAAGGCGTGGTAGTTAAGCCCTTGGCCAGGGCCCTCAGCGAGTACCCGTGGCTCGCCAAGTATTATTGGAGTAGTCTACCCGTGGACCACGATGTCTATACTGCTCTTGTCGCTGTCTACGGAGACGATAAGGGCTACGTGGTATATGTGCCGCCTGGCACCGTGGTTGAGACGCCTATCTATGTCTGCCTCTTAGTAACTGTCAGCGGAGAGACCCAGCTCCTACACAACATAGTAGTGCTCGGAGATGGCGCAAAGGCGACTCTTATCACGGGTTGTGGCGCAAGCCACGGTGTCGGCAAGGTAGCGCACATTGGTGCAACGGAGATATATCTCGGCAAGGGGGCTGAGCTCAACTACGTCATGATTCATTCGTGGAGCCCTGGGAGCGAGGTCCGGCCGCGGACGAGTATCTCGCTGGGCGAGGGAGCGAGGTATACTGAGTACTATGTCTCCTATGGCGGCGTCGGGGTCCTAGACTCAGAGCTATATGCGAGGATCAACGGGGAGGCGAAGATGTACTCTGCTAACATAATAGTGGCAGAGAAGAGCTCCAAGTACTCAATGAAGACCCTTGCAAAAATAATAGGGGAGGGTGGGAGCGCCGAACTCGTGTCAAGGATAATAGGGCACAGCGGCTCCCATGTACGCACCGAGGCAGTCATAGAAGCAGAGGCTCCGCATGCAAAAGGCCACATCGAGTGCCTCACCCTACCCCTAGGCAGAGACGCCGTGGTGGAGACCGTGCCGGTTCTCCGCTCACGCGTAGAGAGCGCTGAGCTGAGCCACGAGGCTGCTATAGGCAAGCTCAACGAGGACGAACTAGCCTACCTAATGGCTAGGGGGCTTGACGAGGAGCAGGCGAGAGCCATCCTGCTGAGAGGCTTCCTACACGTAGAGGTACCGGGGCTACCGAGCAGCGTGAAGAGGCTCATAGCGTCCGTCGAGAAGACGCTGGCCGAGAAAGGCGCCTACTAA
- a CDS encoding YbhB/YbcL family Raf kinase inhibitor-like protein produces the protein MHLNKTLTIAFLAAVIAAISIIYFYEAGRGKSSAGVPLLSFVRGAPETIVVHVDEFEAGGTIPSKYTCDGLDASPPISIEGVPPGAKSLLVVVYDPDAPRGTFCHWVLYNVAPSTATIPEDIPKTPVVLGIGFQGANDFGKPGYGGPCPPRGDKPHRYVFLVAALDVEDLGLPPGAPCREVVEAAKGHVVGYGYTYGVYKR, from the coding sequence ATGCATTTGAACAAGACGCTTACTATAGCTTTCTTGGCCGCAGTAATAGCTGCTATAAGTATTATTTACTTCTATGAGGCGGGGAGGGGGAAGAGTTCTGCCGGGGTACCTTTGCTGAGTTTCGTAAGAGGTGCACCCGAGACCATCGTGGTTCACGTAGACGAGTTTGAAGCAGGCGGGACAATACCGTCTAAGTACACGTGTGACGGCCTAGACGCGTCACCCCCCATAAGCATAGAGGGTGTTCCTCCTGGCGCCAAGAGCCTCCTCGTAGTCGTATACGACCCCGATGCGCCGAGGGGCACTTTCTGTCACTGGGTCCTCTACAATGTTGCACCTAGTACAGCAACTATACCCGAAGACATACCCAAAACGCCGGTCGTTCTGGGCATCGGGTTCCAGGGAGCCAATGACTTTGGGAAACCAGGCTATGGTGGGCCATGCCCGCCTCGCGGCGACAAGCCTCATCGCTACGTGTTCCTAGTAGCAGCGCTAGACGTTGAGGACCTCGGGTTGCCGCCTGGGGCTCCGTGCCGCGAGGTCGTGGAGGCAGCTAAGGGCCACGTAGTAGGCTACGGCTACACCTACGGCGTGTACAAGAGATAG